The following nucleotide sequence is from Salvia splendens isolate huo1 chromosome 2, SspV2, whole genome shotgun sequence.
TGCAGTAAAACAGGGACCTTCAGTAGGGAAAGCAGCTATCGGAGGCCCATTTAACCTCATTGACCATAACGGCAAAGCAGTCACTGAGAAGGATTTTTTGGGAAAGTGGAACTTGTTTTATTTTGGATTCACTCATTGTCCTGATATATGCCCAGATGAGCTAATAAAGTTGGCTTCAGCAATTGATAAAATGAGTAAGCAAATCAATATTTTTCTGGTGGGATCCAAAATCAAGATGAGAGCGGCATTATGTTAACACTTGAAATATTCGCAGAGGCAAAATCTGGATTGGAAGTAGTGCCAGTGTTTATATCAGTTGATCCGGAAAGAGATACTGTTGAACAAGTACGGGAGTATGTCAAAGGTAAATTTTAACATAAGTTGATACTTTAGTTTCTTCCTGAACAAAAACTGCAACTGCAACTGCAACCGGATTTCactgtgcagaattccacccaAAGTTGATTGGCCTCACCGGTTCACCGGAAGAGGTCAAGAAGACTGCACGTGCTTATCGAGTGTACTATATGAAGACTGAAGAAGAAGGATCAGACTATCTAGTTGACCACTCTATAGTCATGTAAGTACACTCCCTACTTTTAGTGAGGCCAAGATTGATGTATTCATTTCCCTAATAACTAACTATTTTATTACAGGTATCTGATGGATCCAAATATGGAATTTGTGAAGTTTTTTGGGAAGAACTTTGACGACGCTTCACTTGCTGATGGAGTTATTCAGGAGATAAAGCAACACAAGAAAGTTAAAGCATAGAAGCATGGTCGCAACTCTCAGCCACAAAAGTAGTACCTAGAGACATCCTGTGATAGATAGTCTGACAATTTTTGAGGAATAAATTGGATAGTAGTATTATAATGGATGGCAACGTCTATCTGAAGAATGAGTTGTTACTTCAATTGGATATTGATAAATGTAAAATTTGTTTCGGTAAGCCTCTCATTGTACTCGAATCTTTTTCCATAAGTCAGCTTCTCATTCCATCAAGAATCAGCTAAAATAAACTATATACTAACTCACCCTGTTTTTGACTATAGACTAACTCACCCTGTTTTGAATGGCTCATTTAACATGATGTTAAAGTTATTTTAATAACATTCTCAACACTCTTCCAAAAACTCAAACTAGTCGACACAAAAAAGGAACATCGAAGTGCGTTACTTTGATAAATATAGCTAATAAATAGTAACCCAACGTTCTTCCCCTCATTTTATTAGGCAAGTTATAAGGTATCACATGTAATAACAGTCTTACATAAGCATTAGCTTCTTTGTAAGAATCTCCAGCTGATTAGTAATACACACcataaaactctatatattacACCAAGTATGCATGCCACTGAAACGAAGGTTATCTTCAGCTGTGATTCTCATCTGAATCGTGTGATTGGATTTCAGGTGCTCTATTCTTCAATGCCATGGTATCCACTTCTCAGATATCGACATCTTGCCCACGATCTTGCAAAATCACGACCCCCTATCAGACTTGAGACGTAGGCTAGTAATATATGCAATCAACAAgaaataaatgttttttttctgtAAAGAGGTTATAGGCTGTCTCTACTAGTTAAATAAGTCAACATTGTATGCTGTTGGCGTTCTTTGCTAAGTGAAGTtgtaaatatgtatataattaccTAAGGGTCAAGTAATTGTCGATGCTCGGAGCGTTCGTTGCTCAAGCCAAGCATGTCACGGATAGACATATTTGGGGAAGTTTGCCTTCCCAAGATAAACCTGTTGCATTTCCTCTTTCCATATCTACATCAACATAAAAATCAGCTCGTGAAAATTCATGATTTGAAATGCTTGACTAGAAAGTGGTGAATTCAATGGATCTAACTTGGGCACATACCATTTCACGAAACTCGAGCCTTATATGAGGTACATTAGTCCTGTGAATGTCGTTGCCATCTGGTCCTCGCTTGAAGTATTCCTTGCCAATCCAGTGAGACTACAGAAGAATTATCCGAGCGTAGAAGATGCAGTGAAACTTGTTAGAAAGCAGTGAAGAGTGAAATGGAGAGAAGATAGTTTATGTGTCTTTATACAAAAGCACAGAATACAAGAACAAAATTAGTTCCCCAAGATGAACTTCATGATGATGAATATGCCTAAATCAGAACTACCCTACATTCAAACGATCAACTGACTTGTACAATTATGCAATGAACTTTCATGGATGCAGAAGCATTGGTGGTTTGAACATGCAGATGGATAACATTCATAACAGGGTGATAGAAATGGTGAGTACCTTTAAGGCATGAGAGAAACCAGATTGATACACTGAATTACGAGCAATCTCACATAAATCACATGAACTTAATTTCCACACCTGTAACAATGGTCAAACAATGAGTAAGGAAACTCTATGAGTTTCAATTGGTGAACAAACAAATCATGCAAACTCACTGAAGCAGCTATACTGTATTCTTCCACCAGCGGCTCTTTTGTCAAGTGAATTTGTAACGGATCATCAGTCGAGAGAGATACATTGAGGCCTCTCAAGAAAAACATAGGAAAAGGATTGCGGTGGTAATCCAAGAATAAAGAGTTGTTGCTCAATGGAGACATAGCTAGACCAATCTGAATTCAAAACCCATTTCATTTATTGGAGACTGAAGTATTCaccagacaaaatctaatttcattttttagagaCTTGCCTGGGATAGATAATATAAATACTGAAGAACAGGTGACTTTCTAAGATTGATTCCGTGTGCAATATTATGAGCTGTGAGAAATGTTGCTGCAAGATGGTCTATGTCACCAGCCTAATCATGtccagaaaaaagaaaaatcagaaatGTAAACATTACTGAGGCCAGTGAATAGAATTTTGTGTCCAGATAAGTGCTGACCTCTCCAGAGTGGGGTCGGAACTTGATGGTCGTCATGCCTTTCGATTCACGA
It contains:
- the LOC121763475 gene encoding protein SCO1 homolog 1, mitochondrial-like yields the protein MASAFLRNSSLRQICYSFNSRSLSSRFHSLPEKSLQNTPPSTSPYELLRAFSANSRFLCTNTPNPGVSQSPGSNVNAAVQPGASAQGGSENKNDGGQSSGGSENTQQQGKSIRGGPVSWMSFFLLFCTGVGLVYYYDREKKRHIEGLNKASTAVKQGPSVGKAAIGGPFNLIDHNGKAVTEKDFLGKWNLFYFGFTHCPDICPDELIKLASAIDKMKAKSGLEVVPVFISVDPERDTVEQVREYVKEFHPKLIGLTGSPEEVKKTARAYRVYYMKTEEEGSDYLVDHSIVMYLMDPNMEFVKFFGKNFDDASLADGVIQEIKQHKKVKA